The DNA window CCGCCAAGACTCCTGTCTGTGCGCTGAACGCATGACTGCCGCTTCCGGGAAGGACCGGGGTGTCGGTTGCTGAATGACGTCTTCGGATTTCCGACGCTGTCGCCTCGCTCGGGCGACGGAAGGTGTCGCTATCCGGTCGCTTTTTTGGCAACTCGAAGGTCGTCGTTCCACCTGTTTCATGTATGCACACCGCATCGTCTTCCGGTCGGGCAAAGCCCGCGGCGCTGTCCCTTTTGTCTGCTGAACGTCCAAGGAATGTCGGCTGGAAACAGGCCGGCGGCCTGCTTTTTGGTGACTGGGGCACCAGTCGTCTCTACGTGCTGGGCCTGGCCCTTTTCTTCGCGGGGCGCACCAGCTTCTGGCTCATTCTCGCGATGAGCGTGCTCATCATGGCGGTCGGCTGGGCGTACTCCCAGATCTGCCGCATTTACCCCGACGGCGGCGGTGTCTACACCGCCGCCAAAAGCAAGAGCCGAACCCTCGCCGTCGTCGGCGCATTGCTGCTGTTTGCCGACTACACGGTGACTGCGTCGCTGAGCGCGCTCGACGCGTTCCACTACTTCGGTCTCGGCGCCGAGCATGCACATGTCGAGAAGGGGCAGGTCGACAAAGGCCCCGATACCGATGCGTCCCTCGACCCCCACCGACAGACGCCACCCAGCACCGCCGACGAACTCTTCGCCTGGCGAAGCCCGGCACTCTGGGGCATCGTCGCGGTTGCCGTCATCGGGATGTTCAACCTGATGGGGCCGAAACACACCGGCGGTTTTGCCATCGCGGCGGCCGTGGGGATGGTGTTCATCACACTCCTCATCACCGCGTTCGCGCTGCCGCAGGTGCCCTGGGCCGACCTGCCGCAGAGAATCCCCTCACTTTCCGACACGCTGCAACACCAGCCGACGGCGCTGTGGGTCTCGTTCGTCTCAATCGTCCTGGCGCTGTCCGGCGTTGAGGCGATCGCCAACCTCACCGGCGTGATGAAGAAGCCCGTCGCCCATACCGCCCGCAAGGCGATCTGGGTCGTCGCGACCGAGGTCGCCGTCTTCAACGTCCTCCTGGCGTTGTTCATGCTTTCGATCTCCCCGATCGACCGCGACGCCCACCAGGCTGACATGGCCGCCTTCCTCACCGGGCACTACGTCGGTCAGTGGGGCGAACTGGCCGTACGCATCATCGGCGGCGTGCTGCTGCTCTCGGCGGCCAACACCGCCATCACCGACATGATCTCCGTCCAGTACCTCATGGCCCGCGACGGCGAACTGCCGCAGGTCATGACGCGGCTGAATCGTTTCGGCGTGCCCTGGCTGCCGGCGGTGGTCGCGGCATCGGTCCCCATCATCGTCCTGCTGATCAGCCACGACCTCGACAGCCTCGCCGCGCTCTACGCCATCGGCGTGATCGGCGCGGTCGCGATCAACGTCACCCTCTGCGCCATGCACCCGCGCCTCCGCCGCATGCAACGCAAGGTGCCGATGCTCGTGCTGGGTGTCATCCTGCTGGCGATCTGGGTGACGCTCGCGTTCGTCAAGCGCGAGGCGCTGCTTTTCGTCACCGTCGTCATGGTGCTCGGGCTGTCGGCCCGTCAGCTCAACCGATTCCTCGCCCAGCGCCGCGGACCCAAGCCCAGCATCCTCCGACAGGCGATCGCCGAGCAGCTCCCCGACAACGTCGCACTCATGCCCAAGGTTCTCCTGGCCACCTACGGCTCGGAAGCGCTCGCGGCGCCGGCGTTCGCCGAGGCCAAGCGCATCGGCGCGGCGGTCGTGGTCGCGTTCGTGCGGCAGGTCAACCTGTCCTACAAATACGACGCCGCCGAACGGCTGACGATCGACACCGACCTGGCCGCCCTCCGCACGTTCGCGCGTTTTCTCGACCTTGGTCACGAGGCCGGCGTGCCCGTCATCCCCATCTACGACACCGGCACCAACGCGGCGGAACTGCTGGCCGAATCGGCGGCGATGTACGGCGTGGACCGCGTGCTGATCGGCACCAGCCGACGCGGCGCGATCCACAAGTTCATCAAGGGAAACTTCCAGAAGCAGCTCGAATACCTGCTCCCACCCGACACCAAGATCGTCGTCGTCCCGCCACCGGCCGACGGCCTGCCCCACCGCGCCGATGCTTCGGTGGACGAAGAGGCACTCGAGACCGTCGGGCCCAAGACCTGACGCTTCAAAAGCAGTGGTGCCACGGGTCTGCGACGTTACCGCCGACCCGTGGCACCAAAATGCACGCCGCATTGCTGACAGAACATGAGCGCTGCGCGGTCGTTACTTCTGCGCGACCTTCAGTTCCTTCAGCTTCGCGATCATGTCTTCGGCGCTGGTCGCCGGCTTTACCGCCTTGTCGATCGCGGCGATCTTGCCTTCCTTGTCGATATAAATCGTCCAGCGGTTGGACATGCCCTTGGCGTTCAGCACGCCGTACGCGGCGGCGGCTGTCTTCTTCTCGTCGCCGAGGATCGGGAAGTCGGTCTTCTCCGATTCGGCGAACGCCTTGTTCCCCTTCGGCCCGTCCACCGGATCGACGCTCGCCATGAAGTACGCGACGTCAAACTTCCGGATCTTGTCCCCGTTGGCGGCGAGCGATTTGCACTCGGTCGTGCATCCGCCGGTGAACGCCTTGGGGAACCACGCGATCACCACCGCCTGCTTGCCCTTGAAATCGGACAGCTTGTAGGTCTTGCCGTCGCTGGCGGGGAGCGAAAAGTCAGGGGCGGCGTCGCCGACCTTCAGCTCGGCTGCGGCGGCAGCCTGAACCGGGGATGCGGTGTAGGTCAGCCCGGCAAAGCCCGCGGCGACACCGCAGGCGGCCGCAACCGCGATCGACAATGATTGAAGATTCTTCGAGAAGCGCATGGTTCTCCTCCAGTGGTCTGTGTTGTTGCACACAATCTTGATCGCCCGCACGGGCGATACTCGACTGAACGCCGCAAGTATATACCGGCCGGTGACCGAAGGGTTTGCGTTTACCCCATCACAACGGGCGTTGTGGAAGGGGGAGCCGAGCTTACCGGCAGCGTCTCCAGAAGTGCTACTTCGTGCCCGTCAGGTTCTTCGCCGGGCCCGCCCGATTTCGCGTAGGCGGGCTCCGCCGAACCTGCTACGGTCCGATCAAGGAATCCACCATGACGCAGAAAAACACAACTTCTCGCAGCGGTCACGATCACAAAGGGCCGGCATCGGCCAAACTTCCCGCCGGCGAATCGGGGAAGCAGTTGAACGCCACGACTTCCGCCAAGGAAGCCCGCCTGAATGAAGCGGGTCTGGGCGGCAATCGCACTGGGAAGGCATCCGCGACCGGCAAGCGTGCCCAGGCGCGGCGCGATGCAAAACCGGAAGTCGTCCCCGCGGTCGACACGCTGACCCAATCATCGAACGCATCGACCTCATCCAACGAAGCGCCCGAACCCCAGACGCCCCGGATCCAGGTCCAGGTCAACACCGATCACAACGTCAAGGGGAGTGAGGCGCTCGAGCTGCATGTTCAGTCCACCGTCGATGCCTCGCTCGGCCGATTCGGCGACAAGATCACCCGTGTCGAAATCCACCTCAGTGATGACAACGGCAGCAAGTCCAAAGGCGACGACAAACGCTGCCTCCTGGAAGCTCGCCCGGCGGGCATGAAACCCCTCGTCGTCACCCACGTCGGCGGAACCATCAACGAAGCGGTTGGCGGTGCGGTCGATAAGATGAAAAAACTTCTCGACAGTACGTTCGCCAAGCGACGTGATCCGCAGGGGCGTACGTTGCGTGGCGAATCGCCGGCCGCTGAATGACGTGCGTCGCCCGACTTCACGCAAGGGGGCAGCTTCGTCGCACTTCGGTACGCTCCGCTGCGCGTCGCGGCTAACCGGTTAGCCGCGACGCGGAGCGGAGCGTCTTTAGCAGGACGCTGAAAAACCCTTGACGGCGGCCGGAGGCCGCGCTGAACTATCGGCCATACTCGACATGGAGGTCGCTCATGCGTGGCAAGACGGATCGGCAGGCAGTTCTGTTCGTGGCGTCGATTGACCTGGAGGCCCGTGTCCGCCCGGATCACCCGCTGCGGGCCATCAAGCGGATGGCGGATCAGGATCTGGCGAAGATGAGCCGCCGGTTCGACACCGCCTATGCCCAGGAAGGCCGGCCCAGTGTGCCGCCGGAGCGATTGATCAAGGCGATGCTGCTGCAGTCGCTCTACTCGATCCGCTCTGAGGCACAGCTCGTCGAGCGGATCGACCACGATCTGCTGTTCCGCTGGTTCCTGGATCTGCGGATCGACGAGCTGGTGTTCGACGCCACTGTTTTCAGCCACAACCGGGTCCGGCTGGAGAAGCACGGTTTGATCGACGCGTTCTTCAACAGTACGGTGCGTCGGGCGATCGCGATCGGGCTGGTCAGCTCCGACCACTTCTCCGTCGACGGCTCGCTGATCGAGGCATACGCATCAATCAAGAGCTTCAAGTCCAAGGACCGAGACGATTCCGGGGACTCCAACGGCTTCAAGGGCCGCAACGCGGAAGTCGACTTCCACGGACAGAAGCGGTCGAACGATACGCACGAATCAACGACTGATCCTGACGCGAAGCTGATCCGCAAGAGCGACGGTCAGCCGGCGCGGCTTGCCCACGCGCTGCACGCGATCGTGGAGAACCGGCACGGTCTGGTGCTGGCGGTCGAGGTCAACTCGCCGCTGGACAACAGCGAGCCGAAGACCGCGGTGTCGTTGTTGGACCGCGTGAAGGAGCGATTCAAGATCACGCCTAAGACGCTGGGCGCAGACAAAGGATACGACCAAGGGCCGTTTCTGCTCGACCTGGAGAAACGAAAGATCACGCCGCACGTGGCGACCAAGGACGGACCGATCGGCGGGGAGCCGGGAACCCGCTACAGCAAGGTGAACACCGAGACGATCGCGGCCCGCAAGCGGATGCGAAAGCGAGAGAGTGGCGTTGGGTACTCGATCAGCCAACGGTGCCGCAAGAAGATTGAGGAGTGCTTCGGCTGGGTGAAGACGATCGGCGGCCTGGCGCGGACGCGTCTGATCGGCCACCGCAAGACCGGCCAGCAGGCGCACATTGCCGCGGCGGCGTTCAACCTGATCCGGTTGCGCTCACTGTCGGGCGTAGCATGAACCACAGGGCCATCGATGCGCGCCGTCCGGCGCCGCGACGGGCTCGCCGAAGCGAAAATCCGTCCTGTTTCAAGCCATACTTGCAATAACTGTTGGTCAACGGCCAAAGCGAGGGCCAGAAATCAGGCGATTCAAGGGTTTTTCAGCGTCCTGTTAGCGCGTCTCCCGTACGTCTCCGGAGGGCCTACTTCGTACCGATCAGGTTCTTCACCAGGAACTCCGCCCGCCGGCGGGTGCCGTAGGGGGTCTCGGCGGCGCCGTGCTTGCCGCCGACGATGACCACCAGATCAAAATCCTTGTCGGCCTTCTGCAGCGCGCCGACCACCTGCATCGTCGACGCGGGGTCTACGTTGTTGTCCATCTCGCCGACGATCAGCATCAACTTCCCCTTCAGCAACCCGGCGTTGACGGCGTTGGAACTGGCGGCGTAGCTCTCGTCTACCGGCCAGCCCATCCACTGCTCGTTCCACCAGATCTTGTCCATCCGGTTGTCGTGGCAGCCGCAGTCGGCGACGGCGACGCTATAGAAGTCGTTGTGCCAGAGAAGGGCGGCCATCGCGTTTTGTCCGCCTGCCGATCCGCCGTAAATGCCGACGCGGGACAGGTCCATCTGCGTGAACCGCGCCGACGCGGCGCGGCACCAGGCGATGCGATCGGGGAAGCCGGCGTCCTTGAGGTTCTTGTGGCAGATGTCGTGGAACGCCTTGCCACGGCCGTCGGTGCCCATGCCGTCGGCCTGCACGACGATCATGCCGCGGTCGGCCAGCCGCTGCCGCTCGCCCCAACTCGGGCGGAATGCGACGGGGGCGAAGAAGTCCTGCGGGCCGGCGTAGATGTTTTCCAGCACGGGGTACCGCTTGGCGGGGTCGAAATCACGCGGCAGCCAGACCACGCCGTAGATATCCGTCTTGCCGTCGCGACCCTTGGCGGCGAAGCGCGTCGGCCAGCGGCCGCCGCGGGCGGCGAGCGCCTCGGACGCGTCCGCCTCTTCCAGGCGGCACACCAGCTTGCCGGTCTCGGCGTTGCGCAGCTCGGTGATGGGCGGCTGATCGACGCGCGACCAGCGGTCGATGAGGTATCGGCGGTCGGGCGACCACTGCACATCGTGCGTGCCGTCGCCGTCGGTAAGGACGGTCAGCCCGGAGCCGTCGACGTTCGCCCGGCAGACGTGGACGTGGTAGGGGTCCTGCCCCGACTTCATACCCATGGCGCGGAACCAGACCTGCCGCGTGTTCGTGTCCAGCCGATCGACGCCGCGCACCAGCCAGGGGCCGTTGGTGATCTGGTTCTTCACCTTGCCGGCCTTGGCGTCGTAGAGCCACAGGTGGTTCCAGCCGTCGCGCTCGCTGGCCCAGACCAGTTCATCCTCGCCGACCCACTGGCAGTAGAACTTCCCGGAGTAGTGGATGAAGGTGTTGCTGCGCTCCTCGACGATCGCGCGGGCGTCGCCGGTGGCGGCATCGACCGCGATCAGCCGGAGCACCTGGTGGCCGCGCTGGTTGTAGACGAAGGTAAACCGCGACGAATCGGCCGACCAGCGGAGGTCGTTGATCGACCAGGGCGTCGGGAACAGGTCGTCCTTGATCGGCACGGCCCGGCGGTCGGCGACGCGGAACAGCCGGGGGCGCGGGTGGTCGATCGGATCGCCGGGCTTGTTGTAGTCGAGCGTGCGGAGCTTCGGCTGCAACTGGTCCTTGGGCGACGACTCGACGGTGTAGACCTTTCGCTCTTCGGGTGTCAGCACCCGCATCGCGACGACGTGCGACGAATCCGGCGACCACCAGACGCGGTCGGGCGAGTAGCCGTCGCCGGCCTTGCCGTCGGTGGTCAGCGGCTGTTCGTCGCCGCCGGCGGCGGGGCGGAGCAGCAGGTTGTCGTCGCGCACGGCGACGACCCATTTGCCGTCCGGCGACGCCGGGCCACGCGGCGATCGGCGACCGGCGGCAGGCTTTCGGCCGGCGGGGCGGGTGGCCGATTCGGGGAACACCATGGCGTCGCCATCATCATCTGCGTCGTCCACGTGTGGCATTGGTTTCGCGCCAGGTTCGACGGTGACCGTCGAGGCGGCCGCACCGGCTTCGAAGAACGCGACGTCTTTGCCGTCGGGATCGACCGCGACCCACACGTGGCCGGCGTAGGTGCCCTGTGTGCTCCGCCGGCCGGGGGCGACGGTCGCAAACTTCCGGCGGTCGCCGTCGGGATCGATCCAGAAGAGGTCGATCGGTTTGGGGGTTCGGTTGACGAAGGTGAGCTCGGATTCGTCACCGTCGCCGCCGAAGCGGCTCGGCCGCGGCCCGGGCAACTGGCGAGCCCCGGACGCGCCGGGTTTGCCGGCGGGCGGATCGACCTTGGTCAGCCCGTACGTCGTCAGATCCAGCCGCCAGGCGGCGTCACCGCCGCGCCCGACGAGGATCAGCGTGGTAGGTGCTTGGCCAAAGTCGAGGGATTCAATCGGCAGTCGGCCGGCGACGACGGGTTTGTTCGTGGCCTTGGCCAGTGCATCGGCGACGCGGGCGTGGTCGAACGCGGGTGCGCGTTTGCCGGCGGCGGCATCGACACGGATGAACTCCCGCTGTCCTCCGGGCAGATCGTTGCGGTACCAGAACTGCGACCCGTCGGCCGACCAGTGCGGATCGATCTTGTCGCGATAGACCCCCTCGGCACCCTGTGCCGCCGATAGCCGTAGGAGAACCAGAAGCAAGCCGTACACCGCCAGGGCCCACGCGGCCGGACGTGCCGCGCGAGCCGCTCGAGGGTGCCCTGTCCGACCGCCGCCGAAGGGGGTCGTTTGCCGGTGTCGAGTCCGCGCCGCGTTGTCTTTCCGCCACATGAGGCCGGCTTATACTCCCGGGGCGACCCGCCGACAATTCTGGACAACGGATGGCAGGTATGGGGTTAAAGGTTAAGGGTCACTTGTCACCGACTACCGACTACTGACTACTGACTACTGACTACTGACTCCGTCCACCTTTGCTCGCCATTTCCCCGGAGGCACTTCATGGCTGCGATCTTGAACCGTCTGCGATTCTTCCTTCCCGCGTTGCTTTGCCTGCTCCTGCCGGCGATGGGATTTGCCGACGACAAACCCGCATCGGCCGCGCCCCCCAAGGGGCAGCGGGTGCAGATCTGCGGCCACAGCTTTCACATCTTCGTCGCTCCGGCGCTGGGCAAAATCGCCGAGTCGGCGGGCATCAAGGATCATGTCACCGTCGGCGCCCAGATGATCGGCGGATCGACCGTTACCCAGCACTGGGACCTTCCCGACGACAAGAACAAGGTCAAAACCGGCCTGACCGCCGGGGCGTTCGACGTGCTGACCCTTGCCCCGCACATGAAACTCGTCCCCGACCCGGCGATCGAGGCGTTCACGATGCTGGGGCTCAAGCACAACCCCAACCTGCGCGTCTACGTGCAGCAGTCCTGGATGGCGTTCGACGACTGGAGCAAGCCGATCAAGGACAACAAGGAGCGCGACCAAAAGACGATCGACATCCTCCGCCCGCCTTTGGAAGTCTTCCGCACCGGCTTGGAAAAGCAGGCGAAGGAGATCAACGCCAAGGCCGGCAAGCAGGTGGTGTTCATCGTGCCCGCGGGCGAGGCGGTGCTGGCACTGCGGGCAAAGGTGATCGCCGGCGAGGTGCCGGGAATCACCAAGCAATCGGAGCTGTTCCGCGACCCCATCGGCCACGGTCTTGAGCCGCTGACTCGACTGGTGAGCTACTGCAACTACGCCGCCATCTACCGCACCAGCCCGGTGGGCCTGAAGGTGTTCGAAAAAGACGGAGACGAAAACGCCCGCAAGCTCAACCGCATGCTCCAGGAGATCGCCTGGAAGGCGGTCTCGGAGGGGGCGATGAGCGGTGTGGAAGCCGACAAGGCGAAGTAGCAGGCTTCTGGCTGATCCGGGCTGATCCCGCCCGAACCGTCGCCCGCCGACTTGACCCGTGCCGGGAAAGCCGTACACTATTTCACTCGGTTCCCGGGGCCATGGTCTAACGGGATGACGACTGAATCGCATTCAGTAAATCGGGGTTCGATTCCCCGTGGCTCCATTTGGCAGCGGGACGGTTTCGACCGTCCCGCTGTTTCGTTTCACGCCTTGGGGATATACTTTTCTTATATGCACCAGATCGATCATGTGATCGTCCGGGAAGGAAAGGTTGTCCTGACTGGCCTTCCGTTCGCCGACGGGCAAGCGGTTACCATTTCGGTCGCTCTGGATGAGCCCTCGCAGCGAGCATCGCGGTCGATTGCCGAAGTGCGCCAGGTCCTTAAGGGTGGCGTCGAGCGGTTCGACGAACCGTGTGAGCCGATGATACCTCCCGAACAGTGGGAGATGCTTCGTTGATCGTCATTGACACCCCTGTCTGGATCTGGTGGGTGGATGATCATCCAAAGCTCAACCGGTCCGTGCGCGACCGGATCGATCGCGAGCGCGATGTCAGAGTCTGCGCGGTTTCCCTGCTTGAGATCGCGACTGCGGTGTCATTGAATCGGCTGATTCTTCGACCGTCCGTCCGAGCATGGCTGGAAGTCGCACAGACTGCCGAGCAGATTCGAATCGAGCCTTTGACCGACGCATTGTGTCTCGAATCGGTCAGTCTGCCCGGCGACTTTCATCGGGATCCGGCAGACCGACTAATCGTGGCCCTTGCCCGGCTGCTCGAAACGGAACTAGTCACCGCCGACGAGAAGATCATTGCATATTCCGGTGTTCGGACGATCCCGGCATCGTGATGAGGACCAACTGCGTCGTGCGTATCGCAGCGACGAAAAGCTCTACCGGTGCCCTGTTAGGTGCATTTTGTACGACCCCGATTCCCGTTGAGGAATCGGGGTTCGCTTTGATGACTGAGAGGAGGAAGTGTGCGTTCCCCCCTTGGTTGTTGCATTGACGCGCTCGTCGCGCCGATATGCTCATCGCACCATAAGCGCTGACCGTGCGGCACGCGCTCCGCTTCGCGTCGCGGCTAACCGAGGACACGTTTCGTGGTTAGCCGCGACGCGAAGCGGAGCGCGTCCACGACGCGGAAAGACGCAGACGATCACCCGTGATCGTGACCGTCACGACCCGGACGTCTCCGGCACTACCTTTCGACCTTCGACGACCCTTCCCGGGCGGGATTTTTTGTTTGGTTTTTGTTCGATAATCCGTACACTTATAGAACATTCTTTTTACCCGGCGTACGCCGCCGGGATGGGAGGTTTCTATGCGCCAGTCGTCGAAGCTTGCGGAGTTCATGGACGCGAAACCGTCCGCGCGGTCGAAGCAGTCCACATTCTCGTCTGCCCAGCGGGATGCGATTCTTGCCGGGGTGCCGCCGGTCGGGATGTTTCAGCCGTTCGTGTCGCCAGCGCCGGAGATGTGCGGCGGGTTTGGGTCGGATCGCGGCGCTGCCGCGGTGCCGGTGATGGATGGCTCGCCGACCTCCAACCCTTGCGATGGCGCGCAGCAGCGTCGGTCGCGGGCGGAGCAGGCGCGGATCAATGGGGCTCGGTCGCGCGGACCGGTGACGCCGGCGGGCAAAGCCGCCAGCTCGCAGAATGCGCTCAAGCACGGGTTGTGCGCCCGGGGCGTTTTGATTCCGGGGGAGGACCCGGCGATCTACCAAGCGTTTGTGGATGATTTTATCGTCGAGCTGAACGCCGTCGGATCGCTGCAGGTGACGCTGGCCGAGCGGGCGGCGGAGCTGGCGTGGAAGCTCAAGCGGGTGCCGGTGCTGGAGTCGTCCATCTTCGCCGGGCGGCGCGAAACGCGCAAGCTCGACGACCTGGCGCTCGGCGGTTTGGGCGATCTGGTCCAGGAGATGCTGAGCGACGACGACACGATGCTGGTCCGCCTGCAGCGGTACGAGCTGCGGCTGGAGCGGTCGATGCGCGGGTGCTTGCGCGAATTGCGCGAGGTGCAGCGGCATGCGGTGTTGTACGGGGCGCGAGAGCGGGGAGATCCGTCGGCGGATGACGCGGGAGATGTTGCGATGGATGACTTCGCGACGGACTTTGCGGCAATGGACGGTGGCACGATGAATGGTGTTACTGCGGATGGTGCCACGTCGGGTGACGTCACGACTGATGGGGCGATGACGCCGGTGTCTGAGGTACTCCGAAGACCCGGATGCCCCGCGCCGATCGCACCAGGAATCCGGGTCTTCGGGGTACCTCAGACACCGGCGTTCATCAGTGCGCCGGGTTCGTTCGACGCGTTGGGTTCGTTTGGCTTTCCTTGGGTTCATTCCGCAGAAACAGGAGGAGGTGGAGGATGGACATCAGCGGGTGCGTGACGTCGCTCGCACGGCTTGGAAAGCCGTGTTACGGACGCCTTGGCGGACAATGTTGTCGGGTTCGTTCGGCGTTTTCGCCTGTGACGGGTTCTCGGGTTCGTTTGGCGCATTCGGCGAACCAGAGTGCTGCGGCGGTTCCGCCATGGGATAAGGACGGACACCGATGCAGGACCGGAGGCGTCATCAGTGACACGGGCTTCCAGCCCGTGCGGGGTGCGTTGTAGTAGGAAGCGTTTGCGATTTCTCAACTCCGATGCCTGACGCACGGGCTGGAAGCCCGTGTCACTAATGACGCCGTTCTTTGCCACGGCGGGCGTTCGGCGTGCTCGGAGAGCGTGGGGCGAATCGCCGTCTTTGACCGAGCCGGCTGGCGAATGAAGCCGGGGCGTTTACCGCCGAATCCGACCCTGCCGGGAGCCGGCACCGACGTCGCTGCGGTGCGAACTGGCCGCGCATCCTGTAAAAGCTATCCACGAACCCCGAATCTGTCGGGACTTTTCGTGATGGGGTTGGCGGATCTAATGAAGGGCCGTGATGGCAGCCGATGTCGAGGAAGTCGTTGAATCTGGTGCAACCGACGGTTTTGGAGGTCTCGGCCTGGATGCCGGGCTGATCAAGACGTTGTCTGATCTCGGCTACGAAGAGCCGACACCGATCCAGCGAGAGACCATTCCGCCGTTGCTCGCCGGGCGCGATCTGATCGGGCAGGCCGCGACGGGTACCGGTAAGACGGCGGCGTTCGCGTTGCCGATCCTTCAGCGCATCGCCGCCGCGGGCAAGGACCGTCCGCGGCCGTCGGCGCTGGTGCTCGTGCCGACGCGCGAACTGGCGATGCAGGTCGCCGAGGCGATGCACAAGTACGGTAACCGGCTGAAGGTGACGACGATCCCGATCTACGGCGGGCACTCGTTCGGGCAGCAGGCGCAGGCGCTGCAGCGGGGCGTGGACGTGGTGGTGGCGACGCCGGGACGGGCGGTCGATCACATCGGTCGCAAGACGATGAACCTGAGCGGCATCTCGGTTCTGGCGCTGGACGAAGCCGACGAAATGCTGGACATGGGGTTCGCCGACGACCTGGAGACGATCCTGTCGGCGACGCCGGAAACGCGGCAGACGATCTTCTTTTCCGCGACGCTGCCGCCGCGCATCGCCGGGATGGCCAAGCGGTACCTGCGTGACCCGCTCCGCATCCACATCGAGCAGGAGAAGCCGACCAAGGGCATCGCGCCGAAGGTCCGCCAGACGGCGTACATCATTCCGCGCAGCCGCAAGCTGGAGGTGCTCGGCCGGGTGCTCGACATGGAAGACCCGCGGTCGGCGTTGATCTTCTGCCGCACGCGGACCGAGGTGGACAGCCTGACCGAACGGCTCAACGCGCACGGTTACCGGGCGCAGTCGCTGCACGGCGGCATCACGCAGGACCAGCGCAGCCGGGTCATCAAGCGACTGAAGGACGGCGCAATTGACCTGGTCGTTGCCACTGACGTGGCGGCGCGAGGCCTGGACATCGAGAACCTGGCGCTGGTGGTGAACTATGACGTGCCGGCCAACCCCGATGCGTACGTGCATCGCATCGGCCGCGTTGGCCGGGCGGGGCGCGAGGGTGTCGCGGTCACGCTGGTCGATCCGCGCGAGTCGCGCCTGCTGGGCCAGTTTGCGCGTCAGGCGGGTGGACGGATCGAAACGGCGCTGGTGCCGACCGTCACCGATCTGCGGGCCAAGCGACTGGAGCTGACCCGCGCCGCGATTCGCGAAGCGATTCTCGCCGGCGGGCTCGACCGGTA is part of the Humisphaera borealis genome and encodes:
- a CDS encoding APC family permease, with the protein product MSAERPRNVGWKQAGGLLFGDWGTSRLYVLGLALFFAGRTSFWLILAMSVLIMAVGWAYSQICRIYPDGGGVYTAAKSKSRTLAVVGALLLFADYTVTASLSALDAFHYFGLGAEHAHVEKGQVDKGPDTDASLDPHRQTPPSTADELFAWRSPALWGIVAVAVIGMFNLMGPKHTGGFAIAAAVGMVFITLLITAFALPQVPWADLPQRIPSLSDTLQHQPTALWVSFVSIVLALSGVEAIANLTGVMKKPVAHTARKAIWVVATEVAVFNVLLALFMLSISPIDRDAHQADMAAFLTGHYVGQWGELAVRIIGGVLLLSAANTAITDMISVQYLMARDGELPQVMTRLNRFGVPWLPAVVAASVPIIVLLISHDLDSLAALYAIGVIGAVAINVTLCAMHPRLRRMQRKVPMLVLGVILLAIWVTLAFVKREALLFVTVVMVLGLSARQLNRFLAQRRGPKPSILRQAIAEQLPDNVALMPKVLLATYGSEALAAPAFAEAKRIGAAVVVAFVRQVNLSYKYDAAERLTIDTDLAALRTFARFLDLGHEAGVPVIPIYDTGTNAAELLAESAAMYGVDRVLIGTSRRGAIHKFIKGNFQKQLEYLLPPDTKIVVVPPPADGLPHRADASVDEEALETVGPKT
- a CDS encoding peroxiredoxin family protein → MRFSKNLQSLSIAVAAACGVAAGFAGLTYTASPVQAAAAAELKVGDAAPDFSLPASDGKTYKLSDFKGKQAVVIAWFPKAFTGGCTTECKSLAANGDKIRKFDVAYFMASVDPVDGPKGNKAFAESEKTDFPILGDEKKTAAAAYGVLNAKGMSNRWTIYIDKEGKIAAIDKAVKPATSAEDMIAKLKELKVAQK
- a CDS encoding HPF/RaiA family ribosome-associated protein, whose product is MTQKNTTSRSGHDHKGPASAKLPAGESGKQLNATTSAKEARLNEAGLGGNRTGKASATGKRAQARRDAKPEVVPAVDTLTQSSNASTSSNEAPEPQTPRIQVQVNTDHNVKGSEALELHVQSTVDASLGRFGDKITRVEIHLSDDNGSKSKGDDKRCLLEARPAGMKPLVVTHVGGTINEAVGGAVDKMKKLLDSTFAKRRDPQGRTLRGESPAAE
- a CDS encoding IS5 family transposase — encoded protein: MRGKTDRQAVLFVASIDLEARVRPDHPLRAIKRMADQDLAKMSRRFDTAYAQEGRPSVPPERLIKAMLLQSLYSIRSEAQLVERIDHDLLFRWFLDLRIDELVFDATVFSHNRVRLEKHGLIDAFFNSTVRRAIAIGLVSSDHFSVDGSLIEAYASIKSFKSKDRDDSGDSNGFKGRNAEVDFHGQKRSNDTHESTTDPDAKLIRKSDGQPARLAHALHAIVENRHGLVLAVEVNSPLDNSEPKTAVSLLDRVKERFKITPKTLGADKGYDQGPFLLDLEKRKITPHVATKDGPIGGEPGTRYSKVNTETIAARKRMRKRESGVGYSISQRCRKKIEECFGWVKTIGGLARTRLIGHRKTGQQAHIAAAAFNLIRLRSLSGVA
- a CDS encoding prolyl oligopeptidase family serine peptidase → MLLVLLRLSAAQGAEGVYRDKIDPHWSADGSQFWYRNDLPGGQREFIRVDAAAGKRAPAFDHARVADALAKATNKPVVAGRLPIESLDFGQAPTTLILVGRGGDAAWRLDLTTYGLTKVDPPAGKPGASGARQLPGPRPSRFGGDGDESELTFVNRTPKPIDLFWIDPDGDRRKFATVAPGRRSTQGTYAGHVWVAVDPDGKDVAFFEAGAAASTVTVEPGAKPMPHVDDADDDGDAMVFPESATRPAGRKPAAGRRSPRGPASPDGKWVVAVRDDNLLLRPAAGGDEQPLTTDGKAGDGYSPDRVWWSPDSSHVVAMRVLTPEERKVYTVESSPKDQLQPKLRTLDYNKPGDPIDHPRPRLFRVADRRAVPIKDDLFPTPWSINDLRWSADSSRFTFVYNQRGHQVLRLIAVDAATGDARAIVEERSNTFIHYSGKFYCQWVGEDELVWASERDGWNHLWLYDAKAGKVKNQITNGPWLVRGVDRLDTNTRQVWFRAMGMKSGQDPYHVHVCRANVDGSGLTVLTDGDGTHDVQWSPDRRYLIDRWSRVDQPPITELRNAETGKLVCRLEEADASEALAARGGRWPTRFAAKGRDGKTDIYGVVWLPRDFDPAKRYPVLENIYAGPQDFFAPVAFRPSWGERQRLADRGMIVVQADGMGTDGRGKAFHDICHKNLKDAGFPDRIAWCRAASARFTQMDLSRVGIYGGSAGGQNAMAALLWHNDFYSVAVADCGCHDNRMDKIWWNEQWMGWPVDESYAASSNAVNAGLLKGKLMLIVGEMDNNVDPASTMQVVGALQKADKDFDLVVIVGGKHGAAETPYGTRRRAEFLVKNLIGTK
- a CDS encoding type II toxin-antitoxin system VapC family toxin, which translates into the protein MIVIDTPVWIWWVDDHPKLNRSVRDRIDRERDVRVCAVSLLEIATAVSLNRLILRPSVRAWLEVAQTAEQIRIEPLTDALCLESVSLPGDFHRDPADRLIVALARLLETELVTADEKIIAYSGVRTIPAS